The Triticum urartu cultivar G1812 chromosome 6, Tu2.1, whole genome shotgun sequence genome includes the window ATCCTCCAGTTTCTTGACAGTGCTTATAAGGAAAAGGATGTGTGATGCATGCTATCATCGGCGTTTTATTGTGTTTATATAAAAACAGGACATTTATTTATATCAAATTGGTGTTGCCTGCCTTATCGTTTGTACATACTGACTGAGCTACTGATACCTTTTGAGCTCTGCTAAAATTATGTTTTAACAGAAATGTGCTTTGTAAGTTGTTGTAACTAACTTAACAGTGCTTATAAGGAAAAGGATGTATGATGCATGCTATCATCGGCGTTTTATTGTGTTTATATAAAAACAGGACATTTATTTATATCAAATTGGTGTTGCCTGCCTTATCGTTTGTACATACTGACTGAGCTACTGATACCTTTTGAGCTCTGCTAAAATTATGTTTTAACAGAAATGTGCTTTGTAAGTTGTTGTAACTAACTTAACAGTGCTTATAAGGAAAAGGATGTATGATGCATGCTATCATCGGCGTTTTATTGTGTTTATATAAAAACAGGACATTTATTTATATCAAATTGGTGTTGCCTGCCTTATCGTTTGTACATACTGACTGAGCTACTGATACCTTTTGAGCTCTGCTAAAATTATGTTTTAACAGAAATGTACTTTGTAAGTTGTTGTAACTAACTTAACACCTCATCCATAAAAAAAACACCTTCGCCTCCCCACAACCGGAGTGAAAAAGAAGTTGGAGAAGTGGGGTATCGATCCCCATACCTCTCGCATGCTAAGCGAGCGCTCTACCATCTGAGCTACATCCCCATTATGTTGATGTAGCACCTCACACCTTTCATTACTTCGGTAGCATACGCACTACATATATTTCCCGGCCTGGCCTGCGTTTTCCCGACTTCCGCAACGCAATGGACTCTGCTTCCGCTTCTGCGTCCTCGtcggaggcggaggaggagcccgggcgcgcTCCGCCGCCGCGCATGACCACGGTCTCGCGCCACTACTTCGGCGGCGCCTCTGCCGAGAGCGACCACGACCTCCGCGTCGACATCGTCGAGGTTCGTCCGTCTCAGCTCGTGGATGCAGCTCAGCCGTTCGGCGAAATGCGTCTGCCACCAGGACTGGTGCACGGATGTCTTCCAGCGATAATGCTATCTTTCTTCAATTTGACTGCCTTGACAAACTGCATGCTTATCAACCGGTGTGCAGAACATAGAGGAGGATTACGGGATGTTCGTCTGGCCATGCAGCGTCATCCTCGCGGAATACGTGTGGCAGCAGAGGCCGCGCTTCTCCCGCTCCAGAGTTGTCGAGGTACTAATCATCCTTCAGATTCTCTACAGAACAAGTTCCAGTGCTTAACATAGGGTACTTCTCCATGCTTGAGCTTTGAAAAGGTCCTTATTCTCTGCGTCGGTGCAATTCACATTCCTTTGTCGTGAGTTTTTTTGTGTTTGTTTGGATGGAACAGCTATTTTTCCATTCTGCAACTTGAAATTTCTCGGCATTGCAAGTGTcgttcttatttttcattttttgttCCGCAATAAAAGGATTTATTGATTATTTTTATGCTTTTCTGATTCGTGTCTATGGCTTACAGCTTGGTGCGGGAACCTCGCTACCGGGTTTAGTAGCTGCAAAAGTTGGAGCAGATGTTACGCTGACAGACATTGCACATAATGCAGAAGTTAGCTCAACCCCATCCCGGCTAGACCTTCATTTAGTTTTCAGTAGTACTTATTGATGACTCAATGCTTATAGCTTTCCGCTTTCGTTGGCAATGAGCAGGTACTGGACAATATACGGCAAATATGCAGTCTCAATAACGCCAACTGCACGGTAAGCTTTGATCTGAAGTTATTTGTTACAGGTTGCATCCTTCGAAAGCAGCTCTACTTTGTGCAAGTAGTAACTCATACTTAACCATGCAGGTACTGGGACTTACCTGGGGAGATTGGGATGAACCTGTGTTTGATTTGCACCCTGATATTATTCTTGGAGCCGATGTGCTTTATGATTCAGCAAGTAAGCTACTCATCTACTCCGATTGACTTGCATTCTTGTCGCTTTGGCTGAGCTACGTAAGTAACATGCCGCTGCATCTATTTTGGTTAGAATTTGACGATCTCTTCGCGACGGTTACCTTCCTCCTGGAAAATTCTCCTGGGGCAGTGTTCATCACCACATACCACAATCGCAGGTTCCAAGAAATTCTTCAGCCTTCTCCACTTGATAAAATTCCTGGGAGCTACTGCCCTAATATATTGGCTCGATTCTTTTGCGCAGTGGTCATCACTTGATTGAATTTTTGATGGTGAAGTGGGGTTTGAAATGTTTGAAGCTTCTGGATGGTTTCTCTTTCCTTCCCTCGTGCAAGGCTGAATCACTACAGGGAAATATTCAGCTAGTGGAGATCACACTTGAGAAGGAAAAACCAAAATGATCTTCAGGTAATGAGGGCGTATTAACTTCCATGTTATTGATCTGATAAAAATAATGCTGCATCTGGTGTTCAGGATGGCTCTTTTTCTTCATGTGTTCCAGCCTTACAGGAGTTGTATGACAGCACAGACAACAAGGACCTGGCAATGGGTTGTTTGGGCCTTCACTGCACATGACTGTACATTAGGTATAACTCAAGAAGCTCATGAAATCATCCACAAGGAATTTAGTCTGAAAGGATTTGTTTATTTGAAGGGAAACATTCTCGTTTTTTCGGGTTTCGTCATTAATTGAACCAAGCAATAGCTTTGGCAAGCAAAAACACAATCTTTCTGTAGGCCCAACTGATCATAATCACAAATGTGCATTGCTTGTACATTCATTGGTTGAAGCATTGCCTTGTTTAAATTCATGAATCCACCTTCATCCATGTGTTTCGGGGTTGTTCCTCTCGAATAGTACAATAATCTGATGTGAACCCTGTATGCTTAAATCTGGAGGAGCTTTTGTTTCAATAGACGATAGAAAATGTGTTGGTAGTTGTCTCTGGAAGTATTGTGATTTCATAGCATATGTAGAACAAACAATTAAGGAGAACAGGAGGGGAGAAGAAAGGAAGTCGGAAACCAGGTAGAATTACAAATGAATGAACTGTTCTGCCTCCGAACTCCCGACAGAAGAAATTAAGCGAACCTCATACAATGTTTGTATCAAACTAACATTCATTTCGCAAGCATTGTCTGTGGGGAGACCATCAAGCTATACAGTCACAGAGTCAAGCACATAAGCTCTCTATGAACTTCAAATGATTTCAATTCCAAAGCTTGTTCTGCAGCTCGGTAGACTATTAAGTTTGAAACTATCAGAATAATGCATCCACTAAATTGTCAGAAAAGCCAACAGGCTCAGCTTCAATATCATGTTGGTAAAGATGCAGTTATCTGGAGCTGGCTCTCCGACTCTAAAAAAAGAATGGCATCTGTGTGCGAGGATCAGGCCAAGAGACCTGAGCTCCGGCTCTGAATTGAACGATGAATACACAATTGGCCAGCATGAATTCCTTCTGCAGAAATAAAAAACGAATCAGATGTGCATGCACATGCGACAAAAAACGATGCAAGAAAATAGGGTTCGTTATGAGCATTTCAATGAAATTGATAAGCATGCATCAACTCAAATTCCGGAAACACGCTCGTCCAAGTTCATCGCTGTCTTGGAAAGCAAAAGGGTGTAAAATTACCACTGACTACCTTTTGGTGTCAGCAGATTCCTCTCAAGTTCTTGTACTCCTCAAAGCTAAGAAATTTATCCTTCACTTTGAGCCAGTCAGCTGGTTTCTGCATGAAGATTGCTATGTATCCTTCTCTGTCGGCCTACAAATGAAAAGGAAAAACCATGTACTGGTCAGAATATGGTAAAGATTGTCGCAGAAGTCAAGGAAGGAGCGGAAATTTGAGGGATTGGGTGGGTGAAGCATTTGGGTTAAATCATTGCGGGAAAGTACGCCTTATGCATCTTACGTTCTAAATCAAATTTCTCCTTAACTAATGAAATATTCAAGTCTCTTTCTGTGTTTCAGAAAAAAGGAATACAGTAAACAAAGCAAACAAATGTGCACAATCAAAAATGTTGTTTGAATCCACAGACTCTCTTGTCTCTTCACAGGCAAGGTTTCATCAGGCACTTCTGGATAAAACATGAAATACTTCAACAGAGGTAATGGAATAATATATATTACAAAAGT containing:
- the LOC125517364 gene encoding histone-arginine methyltransferase METTL23-like yields the protein MDSASASASSSEAEEEPGRAPPPRMTTVSRHYFGGASAESDHDLRVDIVENIEEDYGMFVWPCSVILAEYVWQQRPRFSRSRVVELGAGTSLPGLVAAKVGADVTLTDIAHNAEVLDNIRQICSLNNANCTVLGLTWGDWDEPVFDLHPDIILGADVLYDSAKFDDLFATVTFLLENSPGAVFITTYHNRSGHHLIEFLMVKWGLKCLKLLDGFSFLPSCKAESLQGNIQLVEITLEKEKPK